The nucleotide window TTCAAGCCGACGCCAAATCCCCCTCACATACCCAGCCACTTGTTCCAGGTTGCCCCCGACGCCACCACCGAAACCTTATTGGTCTACGCCTGCGAATCCCTCGCCTCGGCCAGCGTCATGGCCAGTGACTTCGCCGGGTTTCTCGAAGGCACTCATCGCAACACCATGCTGGGCATCCAGCAGGTCATCATGCTGGGCGAACTGGCGGTGAATCGAGTACTGGACAACATCGACCCACAAGACTGACCCGTACCTGTAGGAGCTGCCGAAGGCTGCTCCTACGCACAACAGCGAAAAAGAATGTTAGCGTGCTTGGCATTCTCCAAGCCCGACGAGCCGCCTCCAATGAAAAAAACCGTCCTCGCCTTCAGCCGCATCACCCCACCGATGATCGAACGTCTGCAACAAGACTTCGACGTGATCGTGCCGAACCCGAAAAACGGCGACATCAACGCCCAATTCAACGAAGCCCTGCCTCACGCCCACGGCCTGATCGGCGTAGGTCGCAAACTCGGTCGTGCGCAACTGGAAAACGCCAGCAAACTGGAAGTGGTCTCCAGCGTCTCGGTCGGCTACGACAATTACGACCTCGCCTACTTCAACGAACGCGGGATCATGCTCACCAACACACCCGACGTACTCACCGAAAGCACTGCCGACCTGGCCTTCGCCTTGCTCATGAGCAGTGCCCGCCGTGTCGCCGAACTGGACGCCTGGACCAAGGCCGGCCAATGGCAGGCCACCGTCGGCGCACCGTTGTTCGGCAGCGATGTGCATGGCAAAACCTTAGGGATCGTCGGCATGGGCAACATCGGCGCGGCCATCGCACGGCGTGGTCGGCTGGGCTTCAACATGCCGATTATTTACAGCGGTAACAGCCGCAAGACCGAACTGGAACAGGAGCTCGGCGCGCAGTTGCGCAGCCTCGACCAATTGCTGGCCGAAGCCGATTTCGTCTGCCTGGTGGTGCCGCTCAGCGAAAAAACCAGGCACCTGATCAGTCACCGTGAACTGGCGTTGATGAAACCGAGCGCCATTCTGGTGAACATCGCCCGCGGCCCCGTAGTGGACGAACCGGCGCTGATCGAAGCCCTGCAAAACAACCGGATTCGCGGCGCCGGCCTGGACGTCTATGAGAAAGAACCGCTGGCCGAGTCGCCATTGTTCCTACTGAAAAACGCGGTGACATTGCCGCACATCGGCTCCGCGACTCACGAAACCCGCGAGGCCATGGCCAACCGCGCACTGGCCAACTTGCGCAGCGCCTTGTTGGGTGAGCGGCCGCAGGATCTGGTGAACCCGCAAGTGTGGAAAGGCTGATCAAAACGGGCAGGCGTTTTAAACGCCTGCCCGACTGAAGATCGAGCGCCGAGGCAGACCGCGCTCGATCATTATTCAGCTCAAGCC belongs to Pseudomonas sp. B21-015 and includes:
- a CDS encoding D-glycerate dehydrogenase is translated as MKKTVLAFSRITPPMIERLQQDFDVIVPNPKNGDINAQFNEALPHAHGLIGVGRKLGRAQLENASKLEVVSSVSVGYDNYDLAYFNERGIMLTNTPDVLTESTADLAFALLMSSARRVAELDAWTKAGQWQATVGAPLFGSDVHGKTLGIVGMGNIGAAIARRGRLGFNMPIIYSGNSRKTELEQELGAQLRSLDQLLAEADFVCLVVPLSEKTRHLISHRELALMKPSAILVNIARGPVVDEPALIEALQNNRIRGAGLDVYEKEPLAESPLFLLKNAVTLPHIGSATHETREAMANRALANLRSALLGERPQDLVNPQVWKG
- a CDS encoding DUF6124 family protein; this translates as MFKPTPNPPHIPSHLFQVAPDATTETLLVYACESLASASVMASDFAGFLEGTHRNTMLGIQQVIMLGELAVNRVLDNIDPQD